One window of Nocardioides dongkuii genomic DNA carries:
- a CDS encoding sodium:solute symporter family protein, with translation MSPLASDTLISANAVDYLIIGLYFVVVLGIGIMARRQVSDSVDFFLSGRSLPAWVTGLAFISANLGAVEIMGMSASGAEFGLPTVHYFWVGAIPAMLFLGVVMMPFYYGSKVRSVPEFMFRRFGTGAHLVNSFSFAIAQLLIAGINLYLLGTIIQALLGWPLFVALLIAAIVVLSYITLGGLSAAIYNEVLQFFVIVAALLPLTLIGLNKVGGYGGLKDKITEAADGNPAVAPADQQLNSWPGEALTGFDSPVLSVIGIVFGLGFVLSFGYWTTNFVEVQRAMASDSISSARKTPIIGAFPKMFVPFITILPGMIAAVLVSEIAETKAGEEVSGGTGGTVEYNDALLYLMRDLLPNGLLGVAIAGLLAAFMAGMAANISAFNTVFSYDLWQRYAVKDREDSYYLLIGRIATVAATVIAIGTAYLATNFSNIMDYLQVLFGFFNAPLFATFILGMFWKRMTPTAGWVGLVAGTVSAVAVAFLSEDAFGSLSLGIIPLGGQGAAFVAAATAFVVDIVLSVAVSLVTTPKPVEELKGLVYSETPREDLVDANEASYPWYRRTMPLAGIALAMVIVLNLLF, from the coding sequence ATGAGTCCGCTCGCCAGCGACACGCTGATCTCTGCGAACGCCGTCGACTACCTGATCATCGGCCTCTACTTCGTGGTGGTCCTCGGCATCGGGATCATGGCCCGTCGCCAGGTGTCCGACTCCGTCGACTTCTTCCTCTCCGGCCGCTCGCTGCCCGCCTGGGTGACCGGCCTGGCGTTCATCTCCGCCAACCTCGGCGCCGTCGAGATCATGGGCATGTCGGCGTCCGGCGCGGAGTTCGGCCTCCCGACCGTGCACTACTTCTGGGTCGGCGCGATCCCGGCGATGCTGTTCCTCGGCGTCGTGATGATGCCGTTCTACTACGGCTCCAAGGTGCGCTCGGTCCCCGAGTTCATGTTCCGCCGCTTCGGCACCGGCGCCCACCTGGTCAACTCGTTCTCGTTCGCGATCGCGCAGCTGCTGATCGCCGGCATCAACCTCTACCTGCTCGGCACGATCATCCAGGCGCTGCTCGGCTGGCCGCTCTTCGTCGCGCTCCTGATCGCGGCGATCGTGGTGCTCTCCTACATCACGCTCGGCGGGCTCTCGGCGGCGATCTACAACGAGGTCCTGCAGTTCTTCGTCATCGTCGCGGCGCTGCTCCCGCTGACCCTCATCGGCCTCAACAAGGTCGGCGGGTACGGCGGCCTCAAGGACAAGATCACCGAGGCCGCGGACGGCAACCCCGCCGTCGCGCCCGCCGACCAGCAGCTCAACTCCTGGCCGGGTGAGGCGCTCACGGGCTTCGACTCGCCGGTGCTCTCGGTGATCGGCATCGTCTTCGGCCTCGGGTTCGTGCTCTCCTTCGGCTACTGGACGACGAACTTCGTCGAGGTCCAGCGCGCGATGGCCTCCGACTCGATCTCCTCGGCCCGCAAGACGCCGATCATCGGCGCCTTCCCGAAGATGTTCGTCCCGTTCATCACGATCCTGCCCGGCATGATCGCCGCGGTCCTCGTCAGCGAGATCGCCGAGACCAAGGCCGGCGAGGAGGTCTCCGGAGGCACCGGCGGCACGGTCGAGTACAACGACGCGCTGCTGTACCTGATGCGCGACCTGCTGCCCAACGGCCTGCTCGGCGTCGCGATCGCGGGTCTGCTCGCCGCCTTCATGGCCGGCATGGCCGCCAACATCTCGGCGTTCAACACGGTCTTCAGCTACGACCTCTGGCAGCGGTACGCCGTCAAGGACCGCGAGGACTCCTACTACCTGCTGATCGGCCGGATCGCGACGGTCGCGGCGACGGTGATCGCGATCGGCACGGCGTACCTCGCCACGAACTTCTCGAACATCATGGACTACCTCCAGGTGCTGTTCGGGTTCTTCAACGCCCCGCTGTTCGCGACGTTCATCCTCGGCATGTTCTGGAAGCGGATGACGCCCACCGCCGGCTGGGTCGGCCTCGTGGCCGGCACCGTGTCGGCGGTCGCGGTGGCCTTCCTCAGCGAGGACGCCTTCGGCTCGCTCAGCCTCGGCATCATCCCGCTCGGCGGCCAGGGCGCGGCGTTCGTCGCCGCGGCGACGGCGTTCGTCGTCGACATCGTGCTCAGCGTCGCCGTCTCGCTCGTGACCACGCCCAAGCCGGTCGAGGAGCTCAAGGGTCTCGTCTACTCCGAGACCCCCCGCGAGGACCTGGTGGACGCCAACGAGGCGTCCTACCCCTGGTACCGCCGCACGATGCCGCTCGCCGGCATCGCGCTCGCCATGGTCATCGTCCTGAACCTGCTCTTCTGA
- a CDS encoding siderophore-interacting protein produces MTTLAAPALPMLLEEVEVRRVDRLSPSYVRIELGSPALAEFGVDSGPLLDQRIKLIFPAAGRPLPSFVGADETAMASWFARPAEERGHMRTYTVRDVLGEGEDTRLVVDFVLHGVEGHGEAGPGSTWAAAAAVGDRLVTMAPRRGAVYGGIEFTPGTAGRLLLVGDETAVPAVAAILGALPADARGAAYLEVPLSADVQTLRHPEGVAVTWVPRDGAPRAERLHALVLEHLGTSLAPLAVDLAVGDDEVDPDLWETPSYSSSGEDVEAAPVTTDPDLADLYAWIAGESKLVTGLRRALVQGLGVDRRQVSFMGYWREGVAMRS; encoded by the coding sequence ATGACCACGCTCGCCGCACCCGCCTTGCCGATGCTCCTCGAGGAGGTCGAGGTACGGCGGGTCGACCGGCTCTCCCCGAGCTACGTGCGCATCGAGCTGGGATCGCCCGCCCTCGCCGAGTTCGGCGTCGACTCCGGCCCGCTCCTCGACCAGCGGATCAAGCTGATCTTCCCGGCGGCCGGGCGGCCGCTGCCGTCCTTCGTGGGCGCCGACGAGACGGCGATGGCGTCGTGGTTCGCGCGGCCCGCCGAGGAGCGCGGCCACATGCGCACCTACACCGTGCGTGACGTCCTCGGCGAGGGCGAGGACACCCGCCTGGTCGTCGACTTCGTGCTGCACGGCGTCGAGGGCCACGGCGAGGCCGGCCCCGGCTCGACCTGGGCGGCCGCCGCGGCCGTCGGTGACCGGCTGGTGACCATGGCGCCGCGGCGCGGCGCGGTGTACGGCGGCATCGAGTTCACCCCCGGTACGGCGGGCCGGCTGCTGCTGGTCGGCGACGAGACCGCGGTGCCGGCCGTGGCGGCGATCCTGGGCGCGCTCCCGGCCGACGCGCGCGGCGCGGCGTACCTCGAGGTGCCGCTGTCGGCCGACGTGCAGACCCTCCGGCACCCCGAGGGGGTCGCGGTCACCTGGGTGCCGCGCGACGGCGCCCCGCGGGCGGAGCGGCTGCACGCGCTCGTCCTCGAGCACCTCGGGACCAGCCTCGCGCCGCTGGCCGTGGACCTGGCCGTCGGCGACGACGAGGTCGACCCCGACCTGTGGGAGACGCCGTCGTACTCCTCCTCCGGCGAGGACGTCGAGGCCGCGCCGGTGACGACCGACCCCGACCTCGCCGACCTCTACGCGTGGATCGCGGGGGAGTCGAAGCTGGTGACCGGGCTGCGCCGGGCGCTGGTGCAGGGGCTCGGCGTCGACCGCCGGCAGGTGTCGTTCATGGGCTACTGGCGCGAGGGCGTCGCGATGCGCTCCTGA
- the dcd gene encoding dCTP deaminase, with product MLLSDRDILAQIDDGRVALDPWDPAMLQPSSIDVRLDRYFRVFENHRYPHIDPAADQSDLTRVVEPEGDEPFILHPGEFVLGSTYEVVTLPDDVAARVEGKSSLGRLGLLTHATAGFVDPGFSGHVTLELANVATLPIKLYPGMKIGQFCFFRLSSPSEHPYGAEKYGSRYQGQRGPTPSRSFQNFHRTSI from the coding sequence GTGCTGCTGTCTGACCGCGACATCCTGGCCCAGATCGACGACGGCCGGGTCGCCCTCGATCCCTGGGACCCGGCGATGCTGCAGCCGTCCTCGATCGACGTGCGGCTCGACCGGTACTTCCGCGTCTTCGAGAACCACCGCTACCCGCACATCGACCCCGCGGCCGACCAGAGCGACCTGACCCGGGTCGTCGAGCCGGAGGGCGACGAGCCGTTCATCCTGCACCCGGGCGAGTTCGTGCTCGGCTCGACGTACGAGGTCGTGACGCTGCCCGACGACGTCGCCGCGCGCGTCGAGGGCAAGTCGTCCCTGGGCCGGCTCGGCCTGCTCACCCACGCGACCGCCGGCTTCGTCGACCCGGGCTTCTCCGGGCACGTCACGCTGGAGCTCGCGAACGTCGCGACGCTGCCGATCAAGCTCTACCCGGGCATGAAGATCGGGCAGTTCTGCTTCTTCCGGCTCTCCTCGCCCTCGGAGCACCCGTACGGCGCGGAGAAGTACGGCTCGCGCTACCAGGGCCAGCGCGGACCCACCCCGTCGCGGTCGTTCCAGAACTTCCATCGCACCTCGATCTGA
- a CDS encoding SGNH/GDSL hydrolase family protein: protein MAFHRYVALGDSFTEGVGDPDPRRPNGLRGWADRVAEVLAANDPDFGYANLAIRGRKLDGILAEQLEPAVALRPDLVTIYAGANDILRPRVDLDALVERYDAALGKLAATGARLLVWTAFDPGGTPLYRAVRGRFALYNELVREAAEGHGATIVDFWRMKEYRDWRYWDEDRMHMGPAGHQRMAVAVLDALGVPHALEPLPLREIVPLSRTEAWQAHRAWVRESAGPWVHRRLTGRSSGDGLDPRYPVLGRPDLG from the coding sequence ATGGCTTTCCACCGGTACGTCGCGCTCGGCGACTCCTTCACCGAGGGGGTCGGCGACCCCGACCCGCGCCGTCCCAACGGCCTGCGCGGCTGGGCCGACCGGGTCGCCGAGGTGCTCGCCGCGAACGACCCCGACTTCGGCTACGCCAACCTCGCGATCCGCGGCCGCAAGCTCGACGGCATCCTCGCCGAGCAGCTCGAGCCCGCCGTCGCGCTCCGGCCCGACCTGGTGACGATCTACGCCGGCGCCAACGACATCCTCCGCCCCCGGGTCGACCTCGACGCCCTGGTGGAGCGGTACGACGCGGCGCTCGGCAAGCTGGCCGCCACCGGCGCCCGTCTGCTGGTGTGGACCGCGTTCGACCCGGGCGGGACGCCGCTCTACCGCGCCGTCCGCGGCCGGTTCGCGCTCTACAACGAGCTGGTCCGCGAGGCGGCCGAGGGCCACGGCGCCACGATCGTCGACTTCTGGCGGATGAAGGAGTACCGCGACTGGCGCTACTGGGACGAGGACCGGATGCACATGGGTCCGGCCGGCCACCAGCGGATGGCGGTCGCGGTGCTCGACGCCCTCGGCGTCCCGCACGCGCTCGAGCCGCTGCCGCTGCGCGAGATCGTGCCGCTCAGCCGCACCGAGGCCTGGCAGGCCCACCGTGCCTGGGTGCGCGAGTCCGCCGGGCCGTGGGTGCACCGGCGGCTCACCGGGCGGTCCTCCGGCGATGGCCTCGACCCGCGGTACCCCGTCCTCGGCCGCCCCGACCTGGGGTAG
- a CDS encoding C39 family peptidase — MSRPRPRTLALGALALILCATPFVPRGGDDDNGAITPSGQAAARPAATAGFGTLTPEAQAEIDRVLAQGASVSASTSARRSPEALAAGLARCAEFEGQRYCLGSGWTQDTPAEVQARVAASARAATTTGRRVPVEQTGDLDAAALLERTAALPAAERAELERAELTMAARSVAKVWLLRHEIQGEPLPDGFLERHPEAQADGTPATTARTAAVGRQSGPADYPEKAVIMRPGRVSSQNRTYWCGPTSMQMIAWGWTGTKSSQGGWARKLGTTTSGSSIWDMVRVTNESTGWDRKSHAGPYVVLDIGDWSYREWKTLLMRHLADYRAPVVLHPILLERFYPYLDDDASGHFQVGRGYTRRPGKPVKISYFEPWNQQRFDPSEPYIERVQWRAAYKSYRGNLAHHQHNIGV, encoded by the coding sequence ATGTCCCGCCCCCGTCCCCGCACGCTCGCCCTCGGCGCCCTCGCCCTGATCCTCTGCGCCACGCCGTTCGTCCCCCGCGGCGGGGACGACGACAACGGCGCGATCACCCCGTCCGGCCAGGCCGCGGCCCGACCCGCGGCGACCGCCGGGTTCGGCACGCTCACTCCCGAGGCGCAGGCCGAGATCGACCGGGTGCTCGCCCAGGGCGCCTCGGTGTCCGCCTCGACCTCGGCCCGCCGCTCCCCCGAGGCGCTCGCCGCGGGCCTGGCGCGATGCGCGGAGTTCGAGGGTCAGCGCTACTGCCTGGGCTCCGGCTGGACGCAGGACACGCCCGCCGAGGTGCAGGCGCGGGTCGCCGCGAGCGCCCGCGCCGCGACCACGACCGGGCGCCGGGTGCCGGTCGAGCAGACCGGCGACCTCGACGCCGCCGCCCTGCTGGAACGTACGGCGGCCCTCCCCGCCGCCGAGCGCGCCGAGCTCGAGCGCGCCGAGCTGACGATGGCGGCCCGCTCGGTCGCCAAGGTCTGGCTGCTGCGGCACGAGATCCAGGGCGAGCCGCTCCCCGACGGCTTCCTGGAGCGGCACCCCGAGGCCCAGGCCGACGGCACGCCCGCCACGACCGCGCGCACCGCCGCCGTCGGGCGCCAGTCCGGGCCGGCGGACTACCCCGAGAAGGCCGTCATCATGAGGCCCGGCCGGGTCTCCTCCCAGAACCGCACCTACTGGTGCGGCCCGACCTCGATGCAGATGATCGCCTGGGGCTGGACCGGCACGAAGTCCAGCCAGGGCGGCTGGGCGCGCAAGCTGGGCACCACGACCAGCGGCAGCTCGATCTGGGACATGGTCCGCGTCACCAACGAGAGCACCGGCTGGGACCGGAAGAGCCACGCCGGTCCGTACGTCGTGCTCGACATCGGCGACTGGTCCTACCGCGAGTGGAAGACGCTGCTGATGCGGCACCTCGCCGACTACCGGGCGCCGGTCGTGCTGCACCCCATCCTCCTCGAGCGCTTCTACCCCTACCTCGACGACGACGCCTCGGGCCACTTCCAGGTCGGTCGCGGCTACACCCGGCGGCCGGGCAAGCCGGTGAAGATCTCCTACTTCGAGCCGTGGAACCAGCAGCGCTTCGACCCCTCCGAGCCCTACATCGAGCGCGTCCAGTGGCGGGCGGCGTACAAGAGCTACCGCGGCAACCTCGCCCACCACCAGCACAACATCGGCGTCTGA
- a CDS encoding DUF2461 domain-containing protein — protein MSAFTGFPAAALDFYDDLEVDNTRTFWEKHKSVYAEAVKAPMTALCEALAPEFGPAKIFRPYRDVRFAKDKTPYKTHQGAFVQVGDATGWYVQVSPRGISTDAGFYRAEAPVLARIRAAIDDDRTGPGLEALLRDLEGRGFVIGGDRLKTTPRGYDRDHPRIELLRHRSLTAHHDLGFGPVVHTPELLDLVREDWRVLRPLVEWVARHTG, from the coding sequence GTGAGTGCCTTCACCGGTTTCCCGGCCGCCGCCCTCGACTTCTACGACGACCTCGAGGTGGACAACACCCGGACGTTCTGGGAGAAGCACAAGAGCGTGTACGCCGAGGCGGTCAAGGCGCCGATGACCGCCCTCTGCGAGGCGCTGGCCCCTGAGTTCGGCCCCGCGAAGATCTTCCGGCCCTACCGCGACGTCCGCTTCGCCAAGGACAAGACGCCGTACAAGACCCACCAGGGCGCGTTCGTCCAGGTCGGGGACGCGACCGGCTGGTACGTCCAGGTCTCGCCCCGCGGCATCAGCACCGACGCCGGGTTCTACCGCGCCGAGGCACCGGTCCTCGCCCGCATCCGCGCGGCGATCGACGACGACCGCACGGGTCCCGGGCTCGAGGCGCTGCTGCGCGACCTGGAGGGGCGCGGCTTCGTCATCGGCGGCGACCGGCTCAAGACCACGCCGCGCGGGTACGACCGCGACCACCCGCGCATCGAGCTGCTGCGGCACCGCTCGCTGACCGCGCACCACGACCTCGGGTTCGGCCCGGTCGTGCACACCCCGGAGCTGCTCGACCTGGTCCGCGAGGACTGGCGCGTGCTGCGACCCCTGGTGGAGTGGGTCGCCCGGCACACCGGCTGA
- a CDS encoding nuclear transport factor 2 family protein has product MISSDAITWNAPNDDHPARAASQRSYSAVAKGDLAEWLTVYAEDAVLEDPVGPSMFDPEGRGHRGHEGIAAFWKQAIEPIESFAFEITDSFANPGSNTCANVGRIRTTFADGSHSTTDLVMVYVVHDDGRVASMRAFWEPERTMASFTKG; this is encoded by the coding sequence ATGATCTCGTCCGACGCCATCACCTGGAACGCCCCGAACGACGACCACCCGGCGCGCGCCGCCTCGCAGCGCTCCTACTCCGCGGTCGCCAAGGGCGACCTGGCCGAGTGGCTGACCGTGTACGCCGAGGACGCCGTCCTCGAGGACCCGGTCGGTCCCTCGATGTTCGACCCCGAGGGCCGCGGCCACCGCGGGCACGAGGGCATCGCGGCGTTCTGGAAGCAGGCGATCGAGCCGATCGAGTCCTTCGCCTTCGAGATCACCGACTCCTTCGCCAACCCCGGCAGCAACACCTGCGCCAACGTCGGCCGGATCCGCACGACGTTCGCCGACGGCAGCCACTCCACGACCGACCTGGTGATGGTCTACGTCGTCCACGACGACGGCCGGGTCGCCTCCATGCGGGCGTTCTGGGAGCCGGAGCGCACGATGGCGTCGTTCACCAAGGGCTGA
- a CDS encoding RrF2 family transcriptional regulator: MRVSAKSDYALRALIEMATRADGRAVSAEELGRLQEIPHGFLQAILADLRRAGVVISQRGQSGGWRMGRPASEVSVADVIRAVDGPLVSVYGLRPEAVSYNESADVLQHVWIAARHSLRDVFEQVSIQQLADHQLPEAVTSRTADEDAWQPH; the protein is encoded by the coding sequence GTGCGAGTCTCCGCGAAGTCTGACTACGCCCTCCGGGCGCTGATCGAGATGGCGACGCGGGCGGACGGCCGCGCGGTGAGCGCCGAGGAGCTCGGGCGGTTGCAGGAGATCCCCCACGGGTTCCTGCAGGCGATCCTCGCCGACCTCCGCCGCGCCGGCGTCGTGATCTCCCAGCGCGGCCAGTCCGGCGGGTGGCGGATGGGGCGTCCGGCCAGCGAGGTCTCGGTCGCCGACGTGATCCGGGCCGTCGACGGGCCGCTGGTCTCCGTCTACGGGCTCCGGCCGGAGGCGGTCAGCTACAACGAGTCCGCCGACGTCCTCCAGCACGTGTGGATCGCGGCCCGCCACTCGCTGCGCGACGTCTTCGAGCAGGTCTCCATCCAGCAGCTCGCGGACCACCAGCTGCCCGAGGCGGTCACCTCGCGCACGGCCGACGAGGACGCCTGGCAGCCCCACTAG
- a CDS encoding sulfite exporter TauE/SafE family protein, whose amino-acid sequence MRKLIVLGFVGLLAQLIDGSLGMAYGVTSSTLLIAVGIAPAAASAAVHFSEIGTSLVSGFSHHKLGNVDWRTVSILAVPGFIGAFAGATFLASLDGDVAKPWVAGILLCLGLYVIWRFLVLGGRRPTFKSRPSARMLAPMGLVGGALDAIGGGGWGPVGTTTLLSSGRLEPRKVIGSIDTSEFVVAVGGSIGFILALGSQGIPWSYAGALLAGGVIAAPVAAWLVRKLPARVLGVAAGGLIVLTNTKTIAETLGAPGSAVIAIASVVGVLWISGIVWAVRQERRARRAEPVEQELLPA is encoded by the coding sequence ATGCGCAAGCTCATCGTCCTCGGCTTCGTGGGCCTCCTCGCCCAGCTCATCGACGGCTCCCTCGGCATGGCGTACGGGGTCACGTCCTCGACCCTGCTGATCGCCGTGGGGATCGCCCCGGCGGCCGCGTCCGCCGCGGTGCACTTCTCGGAGATCGGCACCTCGCTCGTCTCCGGGTTCTCCCACCACAAGCTGGGCAACGTCGACTGGCGCACCGTCTCGATCCTCGCCGTGCCGGGCTTCATCGGCGCCTTCGCCGGCGCGACGTTCCTCGCGAGCCTCGACGGTGACGTCGCCAAGCCGTGGGTGGCCGGCATCCTGCTGTGCCTGGGCCTCTACGTGATCTGGCGCTTCCTGGTCCTCGGCGGCCGGCGCCCGACGTTCAAGAGCCGCCCGAGCGCCCGGATGCTCGCGCCGATGGGGCTCGTCGGCGGCGCGCTCGACGCGATCGGCGGCGGCGGGTGGGGGCCGGTCGGCACCACGACGCTGCTCTCCTCGGGACGCCTCGAGCCCCGCAAGGTGATCGGCTCGATCGACACCTCGGAGTTCGTGGTCGCGGTCGGCGGCTCGATCGGCTTCATCCTCGCGCTCGGCTCGCAGGGCATCCCGTGGTCGTACGCCGGCGCGCTGCTCGCCGGCGGCGTGATCGCCGCCCCGGTCGCGGCGTGGCTGGTCCGCAAGCTTCCGGCCCGGGTGCTGGGCGTGGCGGCCGGCGGCCTGATCGTGCTCACGAACACCAAGACGATCGCGGAGACGCTCGGCGCCCCGGGCAGCGCGGTGATCGCGATCGCCTCGGTCGTGGGCGTGCTGTGGATCTCCGGCATCGTCTGGGCCGTCCGGCAGGAGCGCCGGGCGCGCCGGGCCGAGCCCGTCGAGCAGGAGCTCCTGCCGGCCTGA
- a CDS encoding acyl-CoA dehydrogenase, translated as MSHYKSNLRDIEFNLFEVLGRDEVLGTGPFAEVDGETARAILGEVDRLAREDLAASYEDSDRNPPVFDPTTNTAPIPESFKKSYQAWMDSEYWRLQINEELGGTPAPSSLVWALGEMVLGSNAPVWMYAAGPSFADIVHRNGNERDKKIATHMIERQWGATMVLTEPDAGSDVGAGRTKATRNEDGSWNIEGVKRFITSGEHDMSENIMHLTLARPVGVEGVGGPGTKGLSLFLVPKYHFDLETGESTGVRNGVYVTNVEHKMGIKVSNTCELTFGDSSVGGGEPAVGWLLGEVHDGIAQMFQVIENARMLVGTKAIATLSTGYLNALEYAKSRVQGADLTQSGDKTAPRVTITHHPDVRRSLMVQKSFSEAMRSLVLYTATYQDDVMLAEAAGRTDSDEFRLANAVNDLLLPIVKGYGSERSWTLLGTESLQTFGGSGFLQEYPIEQYVRDAKIDTLYEGTTAIQGQDFFFRKIVKDQGKALGHLAAQIQAFVDAESGNGLLKNERQLLGTALDDANALVGHMINDLMSAQDDVRNIYKVGLNTSRLLMALGDVVCAWLLLRQAEVALEKLAGDPGKDRAFYEGKVAAAQFFAQLNLPRVSAERAIAEATDLSLMDLDEAAF; from the coding sequence GTGAGCCACTACAAGAGCAACCTCCGCGACATCGAGTTCAACCTCTTCGAGGTGCTCGGCCGCGACGAGGTCCTCGGCACCGGCCCGTTCGCCGAGGTCGACGGCGAGACCGCCCGCGCGATCCTCGGCGAGGTCGACCGGCTCGCCCGCGAGGACCTGGCGGCGTCGTACGAGGACAGCGACCGCAACCCGCCGGTCTTCGACCCGACGACCAACACCGCGCCGATCCCCGAGTCGTTCAAGAAGAGCTACCAGGCCTGGATGGACTCCGAGTACTGGCGCCTCCAGATCAACGAGGAGCTCGGCGGCACCCCCGCCCCCTCGAGCCTGGTCTGGGCCCTCGGCGAGATGGTGCTCGGCTCGAACGCGCCGGTGTGGATGTACGCCGCCGGCCCGTCGTTCGCCGACATCGTGCACCGCAACGGCAACGAGCGCGACAAGAAGATCGCCACGCACATGATCGAGCGCCAGTGGGGCGCCACCATGGTCCTCACCGAGCCCGACGCGGGCTCCGACGTCGGCGCCGGCCGCACCAAGGCCACCCGCAACGAGGACGGCTCGTGGAACATCGAGGGCGTCAAGCGCTTCATCACCTCGGGCGAGCACGACATGAGCGAGAACATCATGCACCTCACCCTCGCGCGCCCCGTGGGCGTCGAGGGCGTGGGCGGCCCGGGCACCAAGGGCCTCTCCCTCTTCCTCGTCCCGAAGTACCACTTCGACCTCGAGACCGGTGAGTCCACCGGCGTGCGGAACGGCGTCTACGTCACCAACGTCGAGCACAAGATGGGCATCAAGGTCTCCAACACCTGCGAGCTGACCTTCGGCGACTCCTCGGTCGGCGGCGGCGAGCCGGCCGTCGGCTGGCTGCTCGGCGAGGTGCACGACGGCATCGCGCAGATGTTCCAGGTCATCGAGAACGCCCGGATGCTCGTGGGCACCAAGGCCATCGCGACCCTCTCGACCGGCTACCTCAACGCGCTCGAGTACGCCAAGTCGCGCGTCCAGGGCGCCGACCTCACCCAGTCCGGCGACAAGACGGCGCCGCGGGTGACGATCACCCACCACCCCGACGTCCGCCGCTCGCTGATGGTGCAGAAGTCCTTCTCCGAGGCGATGCGCTCGCTGGTGCTCTACACCGCGACGTACCAGGACGACGTGATGCTGGCGGAGGCCGCCGGCCGGACCGACTCCGACGAGTTCCGCCTCGCCAACGCGGTCAACGACCTGCTGCTCCCGATCGTCAAGGGCTACGGCTCCGAGCGCTCCTGGACGCTGCTGGGCACCGAGTCGCTGCAGACCTTCGGCGGCTCCGGCTTCCTGCAGGAGTACCCGATCGAGCAGTACGTCCGCGACGCCAAGATCGACACCCTCTACGAGGGCACGACGGCGATCCAGGGCCAGGACTTCTTCTTCCGCAAGATCGTCAAGGACCAGGGCAAGGCGCTGGGGCACCTGGCCGCGCAGATCCAGGCGTTCGTCGACGCCGAGTCCGGCAACGGGCTGCTCAAGAACGAGCGCCAGCTGCTCGGCACCGCGCTGGACGACGCCAACGCGCTGGTCGGCCACATGATCAACGACCTGATGTCCGCCCAGGACGACGTCCGCAACATCTACAAGGTCGGCCTGAACACCAGCCGCCTGCTGATGGCGCTCGGCGACGTCGTGTGCGCCTGGCTGCTGCTGCGCCAGGCCGAGGTGGCCCTGGAGAAGCTCGCCGGCGACCCCGGCAAGGACCGGGCCTTCTACGAGGGCAAGGTCGCGGCGGCGCAGTTCTTCGCGCAGCTCAACCTGCCGCGGGTCAGCGCCGAGCGGGCGATCGCCGAGGCGACCGACCTCTCGCTGATGGACCTCGACGAGGCTGCCTTCTAG
- a CDS encoding LysR family transcriptional regulator ArgP, with product MRPPPDQLAALVAIADHGTFEAAARHLHVSPSAVSQRIRALESAAGQVVVRRGTPCRPTAAGETLLRLARQTELLYDEARAALGDDAAGRTTLALAVNADTLATWFRDVVAEVAGWEGVALRLVVEDQAYSGRLLRSGDCLAAVTGDPVPVQGCSSERLGVLRYRPAASPAFAERWSTGRGHDWARMPMVVFNEQDALQHDVLRDRGVDRPPVVHRVPTSADFHEAVRLGLGWGVLPEPQLLPDVEAGRVVTLGGRTHVDVDLHWQRWRIDSPLLMRLTDAVRRAARGGLRR from the coding sequence ATGAGGCCGCCTCCCGACCAGCTCGCCGCGCTCGTGGCGATCGCCGACCACGGCACGTTCGAGGCCGCCGCGCGGCACCTGCACGTCAGCCCGAGCGCGGTGAGCCAGCGGATCCGTGCGCTGGAGTCGGCCGCCGGCCAGGTCGTCGTACGCCGGGGCACGCCGTGCCGGCCGACCGCCGCGGGGGAGACGCTGCTGCGGCTGGCCCGCCAGACCGAGCTGCTGTACGACGAGGCGCGCGCCGCGCTGGGCGACGACGCCGCGGGCCGCACCACGCTGGCCCTGGCCGTGAACGCCGACACCCTGGCCACCTGGTTCCGCGACGTCGTGGCCGAGGTCGCCGGGTGGGAGGGCGTGGCCCTGCGGCTCGTGGTGGAGGACCAGGCTTACTCCGGCCGGCTGCTGCGCAGCGGCGACTGCCTGGCCGCGGTGACCGGCGACCCGGTCCCGGTGCAGGGCTGCTCCTCGGAGCGGCTCGGCGTGCTGCGCTACCGGCCCGCCGCGAGCCCGGCGTTCGCGGAGCGCTGGAGCACCGGTCGCGGCCACGACTGGGCGCGGATGCCGATGGTGGTCTTCAACGAGCAGGACGCGCTCCAGCACGACGTGCTGCGCGACCGCGGCGTCGACCGGCCGCCGGTGGTGCACCGGGTGCCGACCAGCGCGGACTTCCACGAGGCGGTCCGGCTGGGGCTGGGCTGGGGCGTGCTGCCCGAGCCGCAGCTGCTCCCGGACGTGGAGGCGGGGCGGGTGGTCACCCTGGGCGGGCGCACCCACGTCGACGTCGACCTGCACTGGCAGCGCTGGCGGATCGACTCCCCGCTCCTGATGCGCCTCACCGACGCAGTCCGCCGCGCGGCACGCGGCGGACTGCGTCGGTGA